The DNA sequence CAGTCTCGAATTAACACGCCTACCCGCCGATTTCACTCCGGCCCCCGGCAAAGAATCGCACGGTCGATACATGCTCACCGTCCCCTGGTCCCGTCACACCGGATGGGGTACACCCAAAATTGGGCCTAGGAAGGATTTGGCGTTAGACCCTCTGGCAGGTGTTTTGCAGTATGCTGTGACTTGTTTCGAAGGAATGAAGGTGAGCTGATTCCACGACGAACAATGAGATGGCGAGGAAGATACAGACTACTAATAGGATATTAGTGTTACAAGTCTGAGCAAGGCGATTTGAGATTGTTCAGGCCTGAGAAGAACTTTGATAGACTCAAGCGTTCTGGTGCCCGTCTTGGCCTTCCTGTATGtctcctttcttccacTCCAGCCGCCACCAACCCTCAACTGACACTCTGAACAGCACGATTGGGATAACACTGAGCTgctttctctcttctcctctcttctaGCCCTCGAGACACCCATCGTACCCTCCATCGACGGTTCATCTCTGTACATCCGCCCCACCTTGCTCGAAACTTCTCAGTCATTCGGTATCAAAGAAGACGCTCTCGCGGATGAGGCTCTATTGTACGTAGTGACATCTTTGAACTTGGGTTTGGGCCTGTATGGGAGTAGtgaaggggaaggaaagggatTGAAGCTGGATGCTTGTAAGGAGTTTATTAGGGCTTGGCCCGGTGGAACGGGTAGTTTCAAGCTTGGGGCGAACTATGGTGAGTCGATCTTCCTGCATCTCGTCCGTCTTGGTGACAGTCATGTTGGCTGCACCCCGAGGCTTTTGATACCTTTTGACCGATGGGGGTTCCGGCTAACTCGCTCACAGGCACAGTAAACATTTCTAAGAAGAAGGGATACGCCATGTCTCTCTGGCTGCATGGCAAGGAAGACTACATCTCCGAAGCGGGCGCTATGAACATGTGGATAATAAAGCAGGTTTCTGATGACTGTACGTTTATTCTctacccttcttctctcccttttccctttcctagcatcctctctttctctaCTTCGTCTAGATCAGCGCTAAacttcttccctttccacCTTATTCCATATAGACCTCGAATTCGCCACCATGTCCCTCGATAACGGTATTGTCCTTCCTGGCGTCACCCGCCAATCCATCATCGAGCTCCTTGAAGACCATGCTTCCGGCAAAAAGGCTTTCCCGTTCGCGGAAGGGGATGTGAAGATGCCTGAAAAGATCAGAGTAGTGGAGAGGGATATTAGTATGGGTGAAATTTTGGAGGGGTTGAAGGATGGCAGTTTGAAGGGGTACgtctttcctttctttttGTTCTTCGTTTTTGCCTTTTCCGCGGCTTCTGTGGCGTTTCCTCTTACCTTTCTCTATATTTATCATGCTTACCATTGTTGACttttccatttttttttcagAATGTTCGGCTGTGGTACCGGCGTCGTCGTCGTTTCCATTGGTGGAATCACCTATCAAAACCAAAATTACACCATCCCTTTTAATCCTCTCGTCAAGCTGTTGAGGGACACGATGACGGGTATTCAGAGGGGCAGAATTGATGAGGGCAGAGGATGGAGTTATAAGATTGAGGGGAGTGCATAATGATTGGGTCTGGAACCACGCTTGATCTAATAGGGAAGGCTacaggaagagaaatgAAGATATGATGAGACGCTAGACAATAGATGAATAGATATAGATGTAAGCAATCAAGAGATGGAAGCTGTTCAGACAAGTTGATATAAATAATTAAGGCAGACAAAGATAAGGCTCCTTGCTGATGAgccaaaaaaaagaaaaccTTATAGTTTTGCTTGCGTTCGATGTAACTGGTGATTTGGAGTCGATAACGCTCCGCAAACGCTTGTAACCTTGACCACGCCCCACCCTGCCCTACATCTACATGCATCTTATAACAGAATATTACGCACCTTTCAACCTCGACCTTTACATCCCGACTTCCTCTTTCCAGCAATCTTGACTTCACTCCTTTCCAAAAGTTTTCGCACCTATCTTTCGTTACTCCAAATCATTTTCTGCTCTCTCTTTAAAAAGATTTATGAAAATCGCTCCAGTCAGAACACCCTTATCCAGACTACGTTTATCAACGCTCTAATACTCTCTGACAAACCGATTCCTTCCGGTACCAGTGCTCGACGTTATACGAGAAGTCCATTCAGAAACTGTATTCCAAAGTTTTTGACTGTATCCCTTTGCTAGTCTGTATTCCCTTTGCTAGTCTGTATTCC is a window from the Cryptococcus gattii WM276 chromosome L, complete sequence genome containing:
- a CDS encoding Mitochondrial branched-chain amino acid aminotransferase, putative; Bat1p (Similar to TIGR gene model, INSD accession AAW45164.1), whose protein sequence is MSQPLLASSLELTRLPADFTPAPGKESHGRYMLTVPWSRHTGWGTPKIGPRKDLALDPLAGVLQYAVTCFEGMKCYKSEQGDLRLFRPEKNFDRLKRSGARLGLPHDWDNTELLSLFSSLLALETPIVPSIDGSSLYIRPTLLETSQSFGIKEDALADEALLYVVTSLNLGLGLYGSSEGEGKGLKLDACKEFIRAWPGGTGSFKLGANYGTVNISKKKGYAMSLWLHGKEDYISEAGAMNMWIIKQVSDDYLEFATMSLDNGIVLPGVTRQSIIELLEDHASGKKAFPFAEGDVKMPEKIRVVERDISMGEILEGLKDGSLKGMFGCGTGVVVVSIGGITYQNQNYTIPFNPLVKLLRDTMTGIQRGRIDEGRGWSYKIEGSA